One window of the Carnobacterium maltaromaticum DSM 20342 genome contains the following:
- a CDS encoding calcium-translocating P-type ATPase, PMCA-type: MNKTFVGLTKEEVEESRQKHGSNALTEKESETFFDKLKGNFDDPIIKILLVALVLNLIFAFLGYAEWFEAFGIAIAVLLATLIGTWSEFSNETAFQKLQEDASKITVKVFRDGHVTEISIDDIVQGDEIILQTGDKIPADGILIDGSLRVDQASLNGESDEAKKETLPEGATYEDGDTFNKHALFRGAVITSGEAVMKVTKVGDASFFGQMAAELTVEERESPLKLKLADLANKISKAGYTAGILIFIAFMINKIFVANNFNGAEIAKYFSDIGPVGNDVVEAFILAVIVIVVAVPEGLPMMIAMVLSQNMKKMLRDNILVRKLEGIETSGSLNMLFSDKTGTITKGQLDVVSYINGANTSFDKLGAIPEELKKIVSTTILNNTNAVISEDDQGAVVIIGGNPTEKAVLAFVEKDEKSFGTLEHVSAIPFSSARKFSATQVAGEWNTTLIKGAPEKILPNCSTYYDEQGQKQPFTKLAELDNEINELAKKSIRVLILATTDEIVTEESLPSDYTLVGILAIRDDVRPEAVEAIHDVQQAGVQVVMITGDRKETAIAIAKDAKILQSPDDIVLTSQELNDMPDEEVKSLLPNMRVIARALPTDKSRLVRLSQEIGLVVGMTGDGVNDSPALKRADVGFAMGSGTEVAKEAGDIVILDDNFKSIAQSILFGRTIYRSIQKFIVFQLTLNVGALLISFIAPFIGIDHPLTITQMLWVNLVMDTLAALAFGAEPTLKRYMKEKPKRRDENIVTRSMFSAFAFQGVVITIMGLWMLKGGFLNQFFSSELALTTGFFSFFILYAVFNGFNVRTEKLNIFDNLNRNKMFIRIMLLIIVVQIIMTFVGGPILRTTALSVSEWAIVLGLSVLAIPIDMARKLVVKAMGK, encoded by the coding sequence TTGAACAAAACATTTGTAGGATTAACGAAAGAAGAAGTTGAAGAATCACGACAGAAACATGGTAGTAATGCTTTAACCGAAAAAGAAAGTGAAACATTTTTTGACAAATTAAAAGGCAATTTTGACGATCCAATCATCAAAATTTTACTAGTTGCTTTGGTTTTAAATTTGATATTTGCTTTTCTAGGTTATGCAGAATGGTTCGAAGCTTTTGGAATTGCAATTGCTGTTCTTTTAGCAACGTTAATTGGTACATGGAGTGAGTTTTCAAATGAGACAGCTTTCCAAAAGTTACAAGAAGATGCATCAAAAATTACCGTAAAAGTTTTCCGCGATGGTCATGTGACTGAAATTTCAATCGATGATATCGTTCAAGGAGACGAAATCATTTTACAAACAGGAGATAAGATTCCAGCTGATGGGATTTTAATCGATGGTTCGCTTAGAGTCGACCAAGCTTCACTAAACGGTGAGTCTGATGAAGCGAAAAAAGAAACACTTCCTGAAGGTGCAACTTATGAAGATGGTGACACGTTCAACAAACATGCTTTGTTCCGTGGCGCGGTTATTACTAGTGGGGAAGCAGTGATGAAGGTCACAAAAGTTGGGGATGCTTCATTCTTCGGTCAAATGGCTGCTGAGTTAACAGTTGAAGAACGTGAATCTCCATTGAAATTAAAACTTGCTGATTTAGCGAATAAAATTTCTAAAGCCGGTTATACTGCTGGTATATTGATTTTTATTGCCTTTATGATCAATAAGATCTTTGTTGCGAATAATTTCAACGGTGCAGAAATTGCTAAGTATTTTAGCGATATTGGACCTGTTGGGAATGACGTTGTTGAAGCCTTTATTCTAGCGGTTATTGTTATCGTAGTTGCCGTTCCAGAAGGTTTACCAATGATGATTGCCATGGTACTTTCACAAAACATGAAAAAAATGTTACGTGACAATATCTTAGTTCGTAAGTTAGAAGGAATTGAGACGAGCGGAAGTTTAAATATGCTCTTTTCTGATAAAACTGGAACAATTACTAAAGGTCAATTAGATGTAGTTTCTTACATTAATGGTGCCAATACTAGTTTTGATAAACTAGGTGCAATTCCAGAAGAATTGAAAAAAATTGTAAGTACAACAATCTTAAATAATACGAATGCTGTAATTTCTGAAGATGATCAAGGTGCGGTTGTTATTATTGGTGGAAATCCAACTGAAAAAGCTGTTTTAGCATTTGTTGAAAAAGATGAAAAATCTTTCGGTACACTTGAGCATGTTTCAGCAATACCTTTCTCTTCAGCTCGTAAGTTCTCTGCAACTCAAGTAGCCGGAGAATGGAATACGACCTTAATCAAAGGTGCACCAGAAAAAATCTTACCAAATTGTTCAACGTATTATGATGAACAAGGTCAAAAACAACCATTTACTAAGTTAGCTGAATTAGATAATGAAATCAATGAATTGGCTAAAAAATCAATTCGTGTCTTGATTCTAGCAACGACTGATGAAATCGTGACGGAAGAAAGCTTACCTTCTGATTACACATTAGTTGGAATTTTAGCTATTCGTGACGATGTTCGTCCTGAGGCTGTTGAAGCGATTCATGATGTTCAACAAGCAGGTGTTCAAGTTGTTATGATTACAGGTGACCGTAAAGAAACAGCAATTGCGATTGCTAAAGATGCGAAAATTTTACAAAGCCCTGATGATATTGTCTTAACTTCACAAGAGTTAAATGACATGCCAGATGAAGAAGTAAAATCATTATTACCAAATATGCGCGTAATTGCTCGTGCTTTACCAACAGATAAATCACGTTTAGTTCGTTTATCGCAAGAAATCGGTTTAGTTGTAGGTATGACTGGTGATGGTGTAAATGATAGTCCGGCCTTAAAACGTGCGGACGTTGGATTCGCAATGGGTAGTGGGACTGAAGTTGCCAAAGAAGCTGGAGATATCGTTATTCTAGATGATAACTTTAAATCAATTGCGCAATCAATTCTATTTGGTCGTACGATTTACCGTTCAATTCAAAAATTTATCGTATTCCAATTAACATTAAATGTTGGGGCATTACTGATTAGTTTCATTGCACCATTTATTGGTATTGATCATCCGTTGACGATTACACAAATGTTATGGGTGAACCTAGTTATGGATACGTTAGCTGCATTAGCCTTTGGTGCTGAACCAACGTTGAAACGCTACATGAAAGAAAAACCAAAACGTCGTGATGAAAATATTGTGACGCGTAGCATGTTCTCAGCTTTTGCTTTCCAAGGTGTTGTGATTACAATTATGGGATTATGGATGTTGAAAGGCGGATTCTTAAATCAATTCTTTAGTAGTGAATTAGCTCTTACAACTGGATTCTTCTCATTCTTTATCCTTTATGCAGTCTTTAACGGATTTAATGTTCGGACAGAAAAATTAAACATTTTTGATAACTTGAATCGCAATAAAATGTTTATTCGTATTATGTTGTTAATCATTGTGGTCCAAATTATTATGACTTTCGTCGGTGGACCAATCTTAAGAACAACAGCATTAAGTGTTAGTGAATGGGCAATTGTATTAGGCTTATCTGTACTAGCAATTCCAATTGATATGGCACGTAAACTTGTTGTTAAAGCAATGGGTAAATAA